In one Platichthys flesus chromosome 3, fPlaFle2.1, whole genome shotgun sequence genomic region, the following are encoded:
- the LOC133933317 gene encoding hydroxycarboxylic acid receptor 3-like yields the protein MQCHFNGTRLIRVLPSLLGIEIILGLLINGLALWIFCLHLKPWKSSTVLLFSLAMADFLLIMALPFRATYYWYRLNWIFGEALCNTCLFMLAMNRSGSIFFLMAIAVDRYMRVVHPHHAINSMSVFKASLVALGIWIVTIAMTAHVFMSEHLILSSKHDNRTYCESFMVVADRKTIMNWHKFEFLFSFYLPLLVILYCTIHIISHLRGRQLAQHAKIKKALGFMILVVVLFITCFLPSNLTQVAIWIKTSQLIRTRPESEVCEALEELTEGFYISISLTYLNSVLDPVVYYFSIPVFKNICRKVLHLPQAEQTESTGKKTRETGSHSLSQL from the coding sequence ATGCAGTGCCATTTTAATGGAACTCGGCTGATCCGAGTCCTCCCTTCACTGTTGGGGATAGAGATCATTCTGGGACTCCTAATCAATGGTCTGGCCCTCTGGATCTTCTGCCTCCACCTGAAGCCCTGGAAGAGCAGCACAGTGTTACTCTTCAGCCTGGCGATGGCCGACTTTCTGCTCATCATGGCTCTGCCTTTCCGTGCCACCTACTACTGGTACAGGCTCAACTGGATCTTTGGAGAGGCTCTCTGCAACACCTGCCTGTTCATGCTGGCTATGAATCGCAGTGGAAGTATCTTCTTCTTGATGGCGATCGCCGTGGACAGGTACATGCGGGTTGTGCACCCCCATCATGCCATCAACTCTATGAGTGTCTTCAAAGCCTCTCTAGTAGCACTTGGAATCTGGATAGTCACCATTGCAATGACTGCACACGTCTTCATGTCAGAACACCTCATCCTATCTTCCAAGCATGACAACAGGACGTACTGTGAAAGCTTCATGGTGGTGGCCGACCGCAAAACCATTATGAACTGGCACAAGTTtgagtttctcttttccttctaCTTGCCGTTGCTTGTGATTCTCTACTGCACCATCCACATTATCAGCCACCTCAGAGGCAGACAGCTGGCCCAGCATGCAAAGATCAAGAAGGCTCTGGGCTTCATGATATTGGTGGTGGTGCTCTTCATCACCTGCTTCCTCCCGAGCAACCTCACGCAGGTGGCGATTTGGATCAAGACCAGTCAGCTGATCAGAACCCGCCCCGAATCGGAAGTCTGTGAGGCCTTGGAGGAACTGACCGAGGGATTCTACATCTCCATCAGTCTGACCTATCTCAACAGCGTGCTGGACCCCGTGGTCTACTACTTCTCCATCCCTGTCTTCAAGAACATCTGCCGCAAAGTGCTTCACCTGCCCCAAGCAGAGCAGACTGAGAGCACTGGGAAGAAGACTCGAGAAACCGGCTCCCACTCACTCAGCCAGCTGTGA